Proteins from one Ficedula albicollis isolate OC2 chromosome 21, FicAlb1.5, whole genome shotgun sequence genomic window:
- the LOC101816669 gene encoding natriuretic peptides A, translated as MDTKGSFFYGFLLLLLIQLQSSRANPIYSLSPAKELASMEALLERLEDKFAMMEALESNPDLQQPKLQEEIPSELVDDSDNQKAEARLAPNTPLSYREPFLKRLRGLQMPRMMRDSGCFGRRIDRIGSLSGMGCNGSRRN; from the exons ATGGACACTAAAGGCTCATTTTTCTATGGcttcctcttgctgctgctcatccagctccagtccagcagagccaaCCCAATCTacagcctcagccctgccaaAGAACTGGCCAGCATGGAG GCTCTGCTGGAGAGACTGGAGGATAAGTTTGCAATGATGGAAGCCCTGGAGTCCAATCCTGACCTGCAACAACCCAAACTCCAGGAGGAGATCCCATCAGAACTTGTTGATGACAGTGACAACCAGAAGGCTGAAGCCAGGCTTGCACCCAACACCCCTCTGTCCTACAGGGAACCCTTCCTCAAGAGACTGAGGGGGTTGCAAATGCCCAGGATGATGAGAGATTCTGGCTGTTTTGGGAGGAGGATCGATCGGATCGGCTCcctcagtgggatgggatgcaATG GTTCCCGGAGAAATTAG